Proteins encoded together in one Mercenaria mercenaria strain notata chromosome 18, MADL_Memer_1, whole genome shotgun sequence window:
- the LOC123537813 gene encoding uncharacterized protein LOC123537813, with protein sequence MAEFDSLSFALLIPFAICFVLVFIVCCFADEIKDICRMPNPLPSSYLAVERARPNRRSSRRQIRQGRPQNEEVRNLILSEEGRSRNVSESSADYNQVTSLLASSNFSIVRQPGASLHQNVMMLPQTTIPARSQTTLQTGSQTVLQTGSQRFRIPSTNCIVSRPEVHGSVAQPGTQRIIIQPLGQFAAQNTSRNNSKNFSRNLAIHASTSSKDIGSCLKRDSNSRECESNTNKSQRADLNRNGSAPQLLNNYLINGSTNTPNALNSHTSNTVSSHTSNSLSSHTSNTLSSDASDTLSSHTTSNTLSSDASNALSFSKQETKSSQSDQSR encoded by the coding sequence ATGGCAGAATTTGATTCTCTGAGTTTCGCTCTGTTAATCCCGtttgcaatttgttttgttttagtatttATCGTTTGTTGCTTTGCTGACGAAATTAAAGACATATGCCGGATGCCGAATCCTTTACCAAGCAGTTACTTAGCTGTAGAGCGCGCTCGCCCCAACCGACGCAGCAGCAGACGACAAATCCGTCAAGGTCGTCCTCAAAATGAAGAAGTTAGAAACCTTATTCTAAGCGAGGAAGGTAGAAGTCGGAATGTATCCGAAAGCTCTGCTGATTATAATCAAGTCACTAGCTTGTTAGCAAGTTCAAACTTCAGCATTGTTAGGCAACCAGGTGCAAGTTTACATCAGAACGTGATGATGTTACCACAGACGACAATTCCAGCCAGAAGTCAGACGACACTTCAAACCGGAAGTCAGACTGTACTTCAAACAGGAAGTCAGAGATTTAGAATTCCTAGCACAAACTGTATCGTTTCTCGCCCTGAAGTGCACGGAAGCGTAGCACAACCAGGAACGCAACGGATCATTATACAACCACTAGGCCAGTTTGCGGCTCAAAACACTAGCAGAAATAATAGCAAAAACTTCAGCAGAAACTTAGCCATTCATGCCAGCACATCGAGTAAAGACATTGGTTCGTGTTTAAAACGCGATTCAAATTCACGTGAGTGTGAGTCAAATACAAACAAAAGCCAAAGAGCGGACTTAAATAGAAATGGTTCAGCACCACAGCTGTTAAACAATTATCTCATTAATGGATCAACGAATACGCCAAATGCGTTGAATTCGCATACATCAAACACTGTGAGTTCGCATACGTCAAACAGTTTGAGTTCGCATACGTCAAACactttgagttcagatgcgtcaGACACGTTGAGTTCTCATACTACGTCAAACACTTTAAGTTCAGATGCATCAAACGCGTTGagtttttcaaaacaagaaacaaaaagcAGTCAAAGTGATCAGTCAAGATGA